The region CGGCGGAGGGATTCGGGAAGTTCGAGTCGGACAATATAATTCCCAGATGACTCGGATTGTCGTGGAGTTAGCACCAGGCTATACCATCGATCCGCAACAAGTTCTGTTTCAAGGCATTTCCCCTACTCAATGGTCGGTACAAATCCCGACGCCTGAGCGAATAACGACAACACCGAGAACAAGCTCTCAATCGGTCGTCGTCATCCCTCCACCCCGTACTTCTAATCCTTCTAACAATCAAACTGAAACTACGACACCTACCCGTGGCCTCGCAAGCATTCAAGCGGTTGAATTGGTTAATGAGGGTACCCAATTGGTGATTCGGGCTGACCAGAGGGTGAGGGCAACCAGCCGTTGGGATGCCAGAGCCAATACTTATCAGATTATTATCCCTAATGCCCAACTGGCTGACCCAGTCAGGGGGCCTCAATTAGACGCAAGAAGTCTTTTATCACAGGTACTAGTCCGACAGCAAGATCGACGCACGGTAGTTATTCTCGTCAAACCTAGTAATGGTGGCCAGATTGGAGAACTCAATCAACTCACTGACCAACTTTTATCGCTGCAACTGCGACCCTCTAGACCCGTATTCCCTCCCACGACCTCAATTCCTGTACCACCGCCTGTTCGGACGTTGCCGCCTGACTCCTTTGCTCGTGTGCCAAACAGTCGTATTGTTGTGATGATCGATCCCGGTCACGGCGGCAAAGACCCCGGAGCAATTGGGATCGGTGGATTGCGGGAGAAAGATGTGATTTTGCCCATTTCTCAACAGGTCGCAGCACTGTTGCAGCAACAGGGTATTCAGGCCGTCATGACCCGCTCAGACGATCGCTTTATTAGTCTTGAAGGACGAGTTCAAATGGCGCGGCAAGCGCGTGCCAATGTTTTTGTCAGCATCCACGCTAATTCTATTAGTCTACGCCGCCCTGATGTTAATGGAGTCGAGACCTATTATTTTTCCAGTCAGCGTTTAGCTGAAGCGATTCACTCTAGCATGTTGCAGAGCCTAAACGTCCGAGACCGGGGAGTACGGCGAGCTAGATTTTATGTCTTAAGAAATAATTCTATACCGGCTGTTTTAGTCGAAGTCGGTTACGTAACAGGAGCCGGGGATGCCCCTAAATTGGCATCCCCGGCTTTTCAACGCCAAATGGCGGAAGCGATCGCACGGGGAATTCTCCTGTACATTCGCCAAAATTTTTAGAACCCAGGTTATATTACACTTTAGGGAACAGTGAGTCTGCTTTTGGGTGTAATTAGCCCTTCAAGTTTTCTGCGCCTACTGGCCTAGTAGGCACAGAAAACGGGCCAACCTGCCATTGGTCAACCCGTGAGCTTGGGAACGCCTAGATGGATTGACTACTTTTGCAGAACCAGTTT is a window of Microcoleus sp. AS-A8 DNA encoding:
- a CDS encoding N-acetylmuramoyl-L-alanine amidase; this encodes MMKFQWLLLLPCLSSIFLWSSPAEAARLLLWRFDAKQNQLLFTTDGSVQPKAQLYANPNRLIIDLPGTTLGRPTMNQPVGGGIREVRVGQYNSQMTRIVVELAPGYTIDPQQVLFQGISPTQWSVQIPTPERITTTPRTSSQSVVVIPPPRTSNPSNNQTETTTPTRGLASIQAVELVNEGTQLVIRADQRVRATSRWDARANTYQIIIPNAQLADPVRGPQLDARSLLSQVLVRQQDRRTVVILVKPSNGGQIGELNQLTDQLLSLQLRPSRPVFPPTTSIPVPPPVRTLPPDSFARVPNSRIVVMIDPGHGGKDPGAIGIGGLREKDVILPISQQVAALLQQQGIQAVMTRSDDRFISLEGRVQMARQARANVFVSIHANSISLRRPDVNGVETYYFSSQRLAEAIHSSMLQSLNVRDRGVRRARFYVLRNNSIPAVLVEVGYVTGAGDAPKLASPAFQRQMAEAIARGILLYIRQNF